The Sporanaerobacter acetigenes DSM 13106 genome includes a region encoding these proteins:
- a CDS encoding glycosyltransferase, translating to MKVLHLISGGDTGGAKTHVISLVKGLKKYADVKIICFIEDAFYREAKEAGLNIEVFNQKKRYDMSVISRLKEEILKEDYDIIHCHGARANFIAMFLRNKVNKPFVTTVHSDYKLDFKDNPYKKIVYTAINSTALKKFDYYIAISSNFKRMLIDRGFDEHKIFTAYNGIDMESKIDFVEKDEFLKRYGIDGKDKTLVGIVARLDLVKDHDTFIKAAYKVLEDRKDVIFLIAGKGNEEKRLISMVEELGISQYVYFLGYVKDPYSFFNAIDINVLTSVSESFPYVILEGARLKKPIISTDVGGIGDLIKNGHNGWLINVGDVDGLSRCINSFLEDKNRIETLGGNLYETVKSGFSSQKMALDHFEIYEKILESRR from the coding sequence ATGAAGGTACTTCATCTTATAAGCGGCGGTGATACTGGAGGAGCTAAAACTCATGTAATTTCACTGGTCAAAGGTCTTAAAAAATATGCAGATGTAAAGATCATTTGCTTTATAGAAGATGCTTTTTATAGAGAAGCAAAAGAAGCAGGTTTAAATATTGAGGTATTTAATCAGAAAAAAAGATATGATATGTCCGTTATATCTCGTCTTAAAGAGGAAATATTAAAAGAAGATTACGATATCATCCATTGTCATGGGGCAAGGGCTAATTTTATTGCCATGTTTCTTAGAAACAAGGTAAACAAGCCTTTTGTGACTACAGTACATAGTGATTATAAATTAGATTTTAAAGATAATCCTTATAAAAAAATAGTATATACAGCAATTAATTCAACAGCACTCAAAAAATTTGATTACTATATTGCTATTTCTTCAAATTTCAAAAGGATGCTTATTGATAGAGGATTTGATGAGCACAAAATATTTACTGCCTACAATGGGATTGACATGGAAAGTAAAATAGATTTTGTAGAGAAAGATGAATTTTTAAAAAGATATGGTATTGATGGAAAAGACAAGACTCTAGTAGGAATTGTTGCTAGATTGGATTTGGTTAAAGATCATGACACTTTCATAAAAGCTGCATATAAAGTGCTTGAGGATAGAAAAGATGTTATATTTTTAATTGCTGGAAAAGGAAATGAAGAAAAAAGACTTATATCCATGGTAGAAGAACTTGGTATCAGTCAATATGTCTATTTTCTAGGATATGTGAAAGATCCATATTCTTTTTTCAATGCTATAGATATAAATGTTCTTACATCTGTAAGTGAAAGCTTTCCTTATGTAATTCTTGAAGGTGCAAGGCTTAAAAAACCTATTATCAGTACAGATGTTGGAGGAATAGGAGATTTAATTAAAAATGGGCACAATGGCTGGTTGATAAATGTAGGAGATGTAGATGGTCTTTCTAGATGTATCAACTCTTTCCTAGAAGATAAAAATAGAATTGAGACTTTAGGGGGAAATTTATATGAAACCGTAAAATCTGGTTTTTCATCACAAAAAATGGCTTTAGATCATTTTGAAATATATGAAAAAATATTGGAAAGCAGGAGGTAA
- a CDS encoding PIG-L deacetylase family protein: protein MAKKIIKAILKYPLILINRIYTYFYYKNSDKKDNYLVDDMFKGENKVLVFAPHVDDETIGAGGTLIRHKNRSDKIVLVYISDGGSSTSELSREEVVLERKNEGECLKKTLGIYNLYFLDEPDGSVNSSKEELIEKIVQILEIEKPDIIYTPFIVDGHRDHVETTISAIKAIEKWNSEFDSIYMYEVNSPILPSTVNALCIMDEKLYNEKEELYKIFTSQWAMGFSAFSLLNRRKKLIAGEGYGAEVFVKSDVEEARKALEVILERGFKPEQFKQLSSEYNLLMAYRQNSQLKNEYNTLVDKVITEELARR, encoded by the coding sequence ATGGCAAAGAAAATTATAAAAGCAATTTTAAAATATCCTTTAATTTTGATAAATCGGATATATACTTATTTTTATTATAAGAATAGTGATAAAAAAGACAATTATTTAGTTGATGATATGTTTAAAGGAGAAAATAAGGTTTTAGTATTTGCCCCTCATGTAGATGATGAGACCATAGGAGCTGGAGGAACACTTATAAGACACAAGAATAGATCAGATAAAATCGTTCTTGTATATATTTCTGATGGAGGGAGTAGTACTTCAGAACTTTCTAGAGAAGAAGTAGTTTTGGAAAGGAAAAATGAGGGGGAATGTTTAAAGAAAACATTAGGAATTTACAATTTGTATTTTTTGGATGAACCTGATGGAAGTGTAAATTCATCAAAAGAAGAATTAATAGAGAAAATAGTTCAAATACTTGAAATAGAAAAACCAGATATTATATATACCCCTTTTATAGTTGATGGTCATAGGGATCATGTTGAAACTACAATTAGTGCAATAAAGGCAATAGAAAAATGGAATAGTGAATTTGATAGTATATATATGTATGAAGTCAATAGTCCCATACTTCCAAGTACGGTTAATGCTTTATGTATTATGGATGAAAAATTGTACAATGAAAAGGAAGAACTATATAAAATATTTACATCTCAATGGGCTATGGGCTTCAGTGCATTTTCCCTTTTAAATAGGAGAAAAAAATTGATAGCTGGGGAAGGATATGGTGCAGAGGTATTTGTCAAATCCGATGTTGAAGAGGCAAGAAAGGCACTGGAAGTCATATTGGAAAGAGGATTTAAACCAGAACAGTTCAAACAGTTAAGTAGTGAATACAATTTGCTAATGGCCTATAGGCAAAATAGTCAATTGAAAAATGAGTACAATACGTTGGTAGATAAAGTAATAACTGAAGAGCTTGCAAGAAGATAA
- a CDS encoding GNAT family N-acetyltransferase, whose protein sequence is MAEIRPYRVGDEEQIVNLFNEVFKKDRKVNYWHWQFLESPYGQTAMALADEDGKIIGQCTLMPSKMQVGDREILGGQSIDAMVHKDFRRMGYYENLAFYSYDLGIEMGIKFRYGFPSKEALQGILEKLGGKLVCDIPLYMDVYRLDRLAAHFLKSKGLSIVLTAPIKFFIWLFKGKKVKSNEKYEFEEIKNFDHRFDELWSRVSENYGTMTTRESSFLNWRISNHPNISYKTFAATRNGELKGYIVVKDEEKLVRGKYPLKIGSIVDIIGEDEDSYIALYERAKEYFKSIKIDFVLCWILDGMYREETLKKLGFMKTKSRIPFAVKNLTDDSSIDEYIFKEENWYLMPIEADTY, encoded by the coding sequence TTGGCTGAAATAAGACCTTATAGAGTTGGGGATGAAGAACAAATTGTAAATCTTTTTAATGAAGTTTTTAAAAAAGATAGGAAAGTAAATTATTGGCATTGGCAGTTTCTAGAAAGCCCTTATGGACAAACTGCAATGGCATTAGCAGATGAAGATGGAAAAATAATAGGACAATGTACTTTGATGCCATCAAAAATGCAAGTAGGAGATAGAGAAATATTAGGTGGTCAGTCAATAGATGCAATGGTTCACAAAGACTTTAGAAGAATGGGATATTATGAAAATTTGGCTTTTTACTCTTATGATTTAGGTATAGAGATGGGAATCAAATTTAGATATGGTTTTCCAAGTAAAGAAGCATTGCAAGGAATACTTGAAAAACTAGGTGGAAAATTGGTTTGTGATATTCCACTATATATGGATGTATATAGACTAGATAGATTGGCTGCACATTTTTTGAAAAGTAAAGGATTATCTATTGTTTTGACTGCTCCTATAAAGTTTTTCATATGGCTATTTAAAGGCAAAAAAGTGAAGAGTAATGAGAAATATGAATTCGAGGAAATCAAAAACTTTGACCATAGATTTGATGAATTGTGGAGTAGAGTAAGTGAAAATTATGGTACTATGACTACTAGAGAAAGTTCTTTTTTGAATTGGAGGATTAGCAATCATCCCAATATTTCATACAAGACTTTTGCAGCTACAAGAAATGGAGAATTGAAGGGATACATTGTAGTTAAAGACGAAGAAAAGCTTGTACGTGGAAAGTATCCATTGAAAATAGGAAGTATTGTGGATATAATTGGAGAAGACGAAGATAGCTATATTGCTCTTTATGAGAGGGCAAAAGAGTATTTTAAATCTATAAAAATAGATTTTGTATTGTGTTGGATTCTTGATGGAATGTATCGTGAAGAGACTTTGAAAAAATTAGGATTTATGAAAACTAAAAGTAGAATTCCTTTTGCAGTAAAAAATTTGACTGACGACTCTAGTATTGATGAGTATATTTTTAAAGAAGAGAATTGGTATCTAATGCCTATTGAAGCAGATACGTATTAG
- a CDS encoding type II toxin-antitoxin system PemK/MazF family toxin, whose product MIVKRGDIFYADLSPVIGSEQGGVRPVLVIQNDIGNKYSPTIIIAAITSQINKAKLPTHVEINAPEYGLPKDSVVLLEQIRTIDKKRLREKIGRFNDDMMDKVDECLKISLGLVDL is encoded by the coding sequence GTGATAGTTAAAAGAGGAGATATTTTTTATGCTGATTTGAGTCCAGTTATAGGTTCGGAGCAAGGTGGAGTTAGACCTGTCCTTGTCATACAAAATGACATAGGGAACAAATATAGTCCTACTATTATCATTGCGGCTATTACTTCTCAGATAAATAAGGCTAAACTTCCTACTCATGTTGAAATAAATGCTCCTGAATATGGACTACCTAAAGATTCGGTAGTTTTACTGGAACAAATTAGAACTATAGATAAAAAAAGGCTGCGAGAAAAAATTGGCAGGTTTAATGACGATATGATGGACAAAGTTGATGAATGTCTAAAGATAAGTCTTGGACTTGTAGATTTATAA
- a CDS encoding CopG family ribbon-helix-helix protein, whose amino-acid sequence MAETKRIMISLPNSLLEEVDFIVSSEKKNRSELVREAMKLYIREKKRVDICEKMKTGYKEMSKINSSLAEMGMEQDMRELYIYEAKLTGCEKV is encoded by the coding sequence ATGGCTGAAACCAAAAGGATCATGATAAGTTTACCTAATAGCTTGTTAGAAGAAGTTGATTTTATAGTTTCTAGTGAGAAAAAAAACAGGAGTGAGTTAGTGAGAGAAGCCATGAAATTATATATTAGAGAAAAGAAAAGAGTAGATATATGCGAAAAAATGAAAACTGGCTATAAGGAAATGAGCAAGATAAATAGTAGTCTTGCAGAAATGGGCATGGAACAAGATATGAGAGAATTGTATATTTATGAAGCAAAACTTACAGGGTGTGAAAAAGTGTGA
- the alr gene encoding alanine racemase, with protein sequence MKGLEDIRPAWAEIDLDNLAHNMREVRRIVREDISVMAVVKANAYGHGSIETSKVFLKNGACYLAVATLGEAIELRRAGINAPILILGYIKNSQYHIAVEEDITETIYNMESAKFLSDAAVKLKRKAKVHIKIDSGMGRIGFRPDEKSIEEIVNIAKLPNLEVEGIFTHFAKADELDKTFTIEQYEKFQWTIKELGNKGLNIPIKHASNSAAIIDLPEYNLNMVRGGIMLYGLYPSDEVIKEKVKLKPAMTLKAEISNIKVVPKGTGISYGQIFVTERESKIATIPIGYADGFTRLLTSKSEVAIKGQRAPVVGKICMDQSMIDVTDVENVHIGDEVILFGDGSFGSPHIDEVAKTLGTISYEVLCMVGRRVPRVYVKDKEIVKIVDYLLD encoded by the coding sequence TTGAAGGGTTTAGAAGATATTCGACCAGCATGGGCTGAAATAGATTTAGATAATTTAGCTCACAATATGAGAGAAGTGAGAAGAATTGTCAGAGAGGATATATCAGTCATGGCTGTTGTCAAAGCCAATGCATATGGTCATGGTTCCATTGAAACTTCTAAAGTTTTTCTTAAAAATGGGGCTTGCTATTTAGCGGTAGCCACATTAGGAGAAGCAATAGAGTTGAGGAGAGCTGGTATTAATGCACCAATACTTATATTAGGATATATCAAAAATTCACAATATCATATAGCGGTAGAAGAAGATATAACTGAAACTATTTACAATATGGAAAGTGCAAAATTCTTATCAGATGCAGCTGTAAAATTAAAAAGAAAAGCTAAAGTCCATATAAAAATTGATTCAGGCATGGGAAGAATAGGGTTTAGGCCAGATGAAAAGTCTATTGAAGAAATAGTAAATATAGCTAAACTTCCAAATCTTGAAGTTGAAGGGATATTTACTCATTTTGCAAAAGCAGACGAATTAGATAAAACTTTTACAATAGAGCAATATGAAAAATTTCAATGGACTATAAAAGAATTGGGAAATAAAGGCTTAAACATTCCCATTAAACATGCTTCAAACAGTGCTGCTATTATTGATTTGCCAGAATACAATTTAAATATGGTGAGGGGCGGTATAATGCTTTATGGTCTCTACCCATCTGACGAAGTAATTAAAGAGAAAGTAAAGTTAAAACCTGCCATGACATTAAAAGCCGAAATATCAAATATTAAAGTAGTTCCAAAGGGAACTGGAATCAGTTATGGCCAAATATTTGTTACAGAAAGAGAAAGTAAAATAGCTACTATCCCTATAGGATATGCAGATGGATTTACAAGACTTTTAACTTCAAAATCTGAAGTGGCAATAAAAGGGCAAAGAGCACCTGTAGTAGGTAAAATATGTATGGATCAGTCTATGATTGATGTGACAGATGTAGAAAATGTTCATATAGGAGATGAAGTAATTTTATTTGGAGATGGAAGTTTTGGTTCTCCTCACATTGACGAAGTAGCTAAAACATTAGGTACCATAAGTTATGAAGTATTGTGCATGGTTGGAAGAAGAGTTCCTAGAGTTTACGTAAAAGATAAAGAAATTGTAAAAATTGTAGATTATTTGTTAGACTAA
- a CDS encoding LolA family protein: protein MKKILVGLVLVVSILMTSCNRPTDEIVLDDMNKTLKDFKNYEGISTIVVKSNKGQSKYKYKETFIKPDKIKLEIIEPKESFGCIIIYDGSQIFLKHPNISQTISMKSINSLNKDFFIGNFFMNLSLLEEPEFQTEKIGREEYIIFSIDIPAQNKYRWSEKAWINKKDFTPYKLEILNKEGEVNTEIFYEQFNYDVLLDTDI, encoded by the coding sequence ATGAAAAAAATATTGGTTGGTTTGGTATTAGTTGTTTCCATACTAATGACTTCTTGCAATAGACCAACTGATGAAATTGTTTTAGATGATATGAACAAAACCCTAAAAGATTTTAAAAACTATGAAGGTATATCAACCATAGTAGTTAAGAGCAACAAGGGACAATCAAAATATAAATATAAAGAAACTTTTATAAAACCAGATAAAATTAAATTAGAAATTATTGAGCCAAAAGAAAGTTTTGGGTGTATAATTATATATGATGGCTCTCAAATTTTTTTAAAACATCCCAATATAAGTCAAACCATTTCTATGAAAAGCATAAACTCACTCAACAAGGATTTTTTTATAGGTAACTTTTTCATGAACTTAAGTCTTTTAGAAGAACCTGAATTTCAAACAGAAAAAATAGGCAGGGAAGAGTACATAATATTTAGTATTGACATACCAGCTCAAAACAAGTATAGATGGAGTGAAAAAGCTTGGATAAATAAAAAAGATTTTACTCCATATAAGTTGGAAATTTTAAATAAAGAGGGGGAAGTAAATACTGAGATTTTTTATGAACAGTTCAATTATGATGTCTTGTTAGATACTGACATATAA